The genomic interval AATTTTACGTAACAACGATCCTTGGTCACTCAAGTCGAACTTGTCGCGATAGAGGGTCGCTAATACGATTGCGTTCTTCAGTGTCTGTTCACGCACTGACTGGTACTCTGAGTCCAGGGAGGACTCAATTTGTGCGGCTGCAAGATTCCAGCGAATGTCGTCATTTTCAAGGATGCTTGCAACATCCTGTGCAAAAACGGGTAGGGCGAGAATTGCTGAAAAGCAAAATGCAAATAAGGTTTTCATGGCTTATAGGTTTTGGTGTTGGAGTTGGTGACTCAATCTAGCCGGCCTTTACGGAAGCGCTTCCATAAATGTTACACCAAATAGTTGTGTTTTTTGAAAAATTTTAACAAGATTTTTTAGGATGCCTCCTTACGATATCGATGAAGCGCTGCATGCTCTCAGGGCCTCGGACCCTTGCATGGCCAGCCTGATTGCCCGTGTGGGTGCCTTCGAGCTGTTATTGACCGATGAGTGGAGCCCTTTCCAGGAACTGGTACGCTCTGTGATCTTCCAACAGATTTCGAGGCACGCTGGAAAAGCGATCCAGGGCCGACTGTTCGACCTATTTGGCGGCCCTCCTGAACCTGATGCCCTCCTCGAGACCCCGCTCGGCACGCTCAGGTCGGTGGGACTCTCTCAGGCAAAGGAGAATACAATTCGCAGCCTTGCCACAAGCGCAAAAGATGGTACACTACCGGATCGAACGCGCATCCAGACCTTAAGCGACGAAGAGATCATTGAAGCACTGACAATGCACCGAGGGATCGGAATCTGGACGGTTCAGATGCTTCTCATTTTCAACTTGGGACGTCCAGATGTATGGCCGGTTACCGACCTGGGGATTCGCCGTGGATACAAGATCGCCTATGACCTGGAGGATCTCCCCAAACCCTCAGAGCTTCGTTCGTTAGGAGATGATTGGAGACCATTCCGAAGTGTTGCCAGCTGGTATCTCTGGCGTGCGAACGACCTGTAAGTCAGGTGGGACGTACATGTGAAAGTCGACTCCGGTCCTGCCATGTTTCTGGATCCGCCTCTGAGAAAACTCCCTAAACGGTATCTGAAAGGCAACCTGTTGCACAGGTGTACCTCCGCAATGATACATTCGGGAGGAATCGCAATAACTGGCATTCTATTTGAGAATCAACAGTGTTTATATTTGACTGCGCAGAAAATAAACCAATGTCACAACTCAAAACTCAACCTACCAATGCGAGCGTCCAGGAATTCCTCAATGCACTGGAGCGCCCTGACCAACAAGCAGACAGTGCTGTTCTGCTGCGTATGATGGGAGTAGCCACAGGGGATTCACCAAAGATGTGGGGTCCCAGCATCATTGGCTTTGGCCAGTTTTGTTATCGCTATGCATCGGGTCGGACTGGCGAATGGTTCCAAGTCGGGTTTTCTCCTCGAAAAAGAGCCTTCAGTATATACCTGTCCGGTGGACTGAATCGCCATGAGGCCGCCTTGACGAAGTTGGGCAAATATACCCGGGGCAAGAGTTGCCTCTATATCAAGCGGTTAAGTGATGTGGATTTGAACGTTCTAGATGCCATGATCCAGGACGCCTGTTCATTTACCGAAGGCGATATGCTCACGTGACCAAAACCTGAGGCTTAGCGAGAAAATGCTTGGTAACTTTCGTCGCAAGGATTTTTTTCCGGCGATAAGGCGTACCCTCGATCAATCCGGCAGCACCTCTGGATTCTCTGGCAACGCAATCTGTCTATCCAGACCAAGCTGTACCTAAATCATCCTGATCGAACAGATTGAGTTGATTGCTTGGATTCCGGATAAATAAATCTGTCCGTAATGGCTCTTTTGATTCATTGAACCCGTATCGCCTGCATGTCACCTCAAAGAGATTTTTTAGAAAACTTGCCCACTCCCCTTCCCCGCGCATCCGGTGCCTAAACCGTGGATCGTTGAGCCGCCCCGAACGAAGTTCCTTGATTCGACCGATAATTTTATCCTTGCGCTCCGGCATCACCCGATCCAACC from Rhodothermaceae bacterium carries:
- a CDS encoding DNA-3-methyladenine glycosylase 2 family protein, whose translation is MPPYDIDEALHALRASDPCMASLIARVGAFELLLTDEWSPFQELVRSVIFQQISRHAGKAIQGRLFDLFGGPPEPDALLETPLGTLRSVGLSQAKENTIRSLATSAKDGTLPDRTRIQTLSDEEIIEALTMHRGIGIWTVQMLLIFNLGRPDVWPVTDLGIRRGYKIAYDLEDLPKPSELRSLGDDWRPFRSVASWYLWRANDL
- a CDS encoding DUF1801 domain-containing protein, with protein sequence MSQLKTQPTNASVQEFLNALERPDQQADSAVLLRMMGVATGDSPKMWGPSIIGFGQFCYRYASGRTGEWFQVGFSPRKRAFSIYLSGGLNRHEAALTKLGKYTRGKSCLYIKRLSDVDLNVLDAMIQDACSFTEGDMLT